GTTGTAAAAAAGTTCTCATCACTTCCTCAGGTGACATACAGGTGTTCCGTTCGAATGTGGTGTTCTGGGTGACGTTCAGCTGCATCGTGGTGGTGGTACCGCTCTTCTTTGTCCGATGGCCAAGAGAGGTAGGCCCGGGTCCCTACCCCTCTGCACTTTATTTACAGTGGCTGTCCAATTCAACGCCATAGTCCTCTCCCACTTTAAACTTAAGAAGTGCTTAGAACTTTCAAAGATTTGGGAGGACAAATATGGAAATGGAGCCTCTGCGTAAAATTGCTGTGTGGGTGTTGTCTGTCTGCAGGGTAACATCACTACGTGTGGTGTAGCTGGAGCCTATGCTGTGGTGCTGGCTGTGAATGCTTACATATATACCAGCCTCTCCTACATCACCCTTAACATCCTCAAACGCTTCCTCAACGACAACTTCAGCAAGGCCTTTACTGATGTGCCTTTCCAGGACATTGGTGAGTAAAATCACTTCAGAGAGTTTTCTTTTATTTAACCTGCAGGCAGGCCATATGTTGTGCACCTGATTTTGACCTTTCAACCTAACATATTTTTGTCCTCTTGGTCTTCCAGATTTCATCATGATCACAGTGTGGGTGGTTCTGGGTGTGTCTGGTATCGTGCTACAGCTCTACCGGGAACGCACACGGCCCTTCTTCCCCCCCAGCCCTTACCTCATGTGGCTGCAAGAGCGGGAGCGCCGCAAGACCAACGTTCTGGACCCAAGCCACCACACGTCCTCACTCCCTTCCCGTCTCCTCGCCCGTGCCCGACAGCTGACTGGCAGGAGGGAGTCCGCTGGCGAGTGCACACCCCTCCTCCTTTAAACCCACCCACTTTACCCAGCCAGGTAGACAGATTCACCCCACTAGGAGGGTGCTATGGGGCATGGGCTCTCTATCTACAGGGGAAGCACCATTGCGTTTGGAGTCTTATGTATGATTATGTATGTTTTCATGCCTTTGATGATGGTAACAGTCCATTAAGGTAGTGTTTATATGCCTGGGGAGGAACTTTGTCACAAAGTGCACACAGAATTTTCAAAAGATTATTTTCAAGCATGATTTGATTCACTTCCTCAGTCTTGTGGTATTTGGCTGCATGTTCTTAGACGGTACTGAGGAAGTTGTTACCGCTGCCACTTAATATTGTGCCAAAATAGTTGGCCACCCTCTCTCCTAGTACATcacagtgcctttaaacaactaGGGTTACAGCATACCAGTATGGGCAACATATGTGTTTTAGTACCACTGAATAGCACAAGAAAACATTTGGAACAGTAAGATGCAGACAGTCTTTTTGAAATGGCTTTGACAGCAACATTTGGTAGGTAGGTATTCATTTTAGTGTAAAAGTAAGTATACTTTGTTTATCTTAATACCACTCAATGAAATTGGAGGGCATATGTCCCCCCAGTTTTAATGGGTATGACACCACTGTCAGGGAGTTCTGGGTATGCCCATTTTGGCTCCAATGGCTGCAaattgtttttaatgttttgtcaACATTTTCGTATGCAAACTGTCACTTTTACACCATGTTCTATAAAACTGAGGCCACTATTTTTTTTCTATTTACAAATATGAACAATTACATTTAAGAAATATGAGCGATGTTTATATTGAAATAACAGTTGTTGAATCGAACAATTAGTGGTATGGGTGGGAACTTGCAGCATAAAATGTATCCTCTCTTGAGTTCATGGACATATTTGATAGCACTCTAAAATCATAAACCACAAGTGGCAGGTGTAGGTGGATCCTGAGCACTGACGTTTATAGGAAATGGTGATATagccaaaatcaaatcaaatgtatttatatagcccttcgtacatcagctgatatctcaaagtgctgtacagaaacccagccaaacagcaagcaatgcaggtgttgaagcacgttggctaggaaaatctccctagaatgaccaaaacctaggaagaaacctagagaggaaccaggctatgaggggtggccagtcctcttccggctgtcccgggtggagattataacagaacaaggtcaagatgttcaaatgttcataaatgaccagcatggtcaaataataggtctgggacaggtagcacgtctggtgaacaggtcaggataccatagccgcaggcagaacagttgaaactggagcagcagcacggccaggtggactggggacagcaaggagtcatcatgccaggtagtcctgaggcatggtcctagggctcaggtcctcagagagagaattagagagagcatacttaaattcacacaggacaccggataagacaggagaagtactccagatataacaaactgaccctagccccccgacacataaactactgcagcgtaaatactggaggctgagacgggaggggtcaggagacattgtggccccatccgatgatacccctggacagggccaaacaggaaggatataaccccacccactttgccaaagcacagcccccacaccactagagggatatcttcaaccaccaacttaccatcctgagacaaggccgagtatagcccacaaagatctccgccacggcacaacccaaggggggtttCCTGAAGTGTTGAGCAGTAGCAGGAAGAGCAAACAAGTGCCACAGCCTCTATTGCTCTGTCAGGTGGCCTGCTGTTTATGTTCTCTATTGCCAGCTTTCGTTTGGTAAAGCAttttcagtgtttcccctatgcCTTTTCTTTAGCAGTGGTGCAAGGGTAGCTGGGTGGGTGCATTGCTAGTATTGTAAGCACAATGTCCTGCCAGCTGTTCCCATAGACCTGCAATCATTGACCAAACGACTATCCCTTTAAAAGCGCGTCTCGGCAATTTATTGAACCTAGGGGAAACACTAATTTTAAGGTAGTCCAATATGTGTTTTGTGGGACCTTTTCTTTAGGTTATTTCTCTCTCATTACCCACCCAGTATGTGCTTTGGTATGAAAAGCTGGCTTATTGAGGCATTAATGATGTGTACAGGAGTTTGCCTGCAGTCACATGACATGGTTTATTAATGCATTCCATGACCGATGTCAGTTTTTCCTCCAAATGTTCAGTAATATTGAAATTTAAGTAGATAATTTAAGAGATTATTTTCCCTCTTGTGCAAAACAACAAGGTATCCTCAGATGCAGTGTAATATCCAACCAGTGATTTGGTGAATACTCGCCATTTGCACACGACAGGATGTTGAATTAAAATTTGATAGGGAATTTATTGATATTTTATGGTTAGTAGAATCACCTGACAGGATTCAGATTAGGATTACAATGTCAAGGATGGGAAAGACTGAAATGGCCATTTCTACTTTTCTCAGTTTGCAAACCAAAACACACAGGGGTGTGAGGACACCGACATTGTAAAATTATAGCCATACTGTTGAAATTCCTCACTAGGAAATGCTTCTATGCACTAAGACTACCGATGAAGCTTTCTTAAAGGTCAAGGTTACCTTTCAGTATTTTTCACTACAGCTCTTAGGTACTTACCTTTTCATGTGCCATGTCTTGTTTTAAAATGGGTTGTTTGTCTACagtgtttgttttgttgtgtgaGAAATTTGATAAATTGTTTTTCCTAAAAATCAGTTGTTCGTTTCTCTGCTCCTCTTGGCCCAAACGTTTGTCATCAGTGAAGTTGTGATGTATCATGGTGCAACCATTAGGTCCAATTTACAGTCTACGTACAGTAAGATGTGCATTCCAAATAGTCCTGTTCACACATACATATTTTCCACCACTGGGTTTCAGTTTAACATGTTTCTTTCAAGTGTTTTATTGTCATTCAAGAGCAGCACTTTCACTCATTCACACTTTAAAACCCCACAGGCTCATCAGATATAGCACAATGCGTGCCAAGATTAAAATGCATGACAGACTAAACTGCTGGAGGATTTTCCCATTTGTCTCAGAGGCTTCCAACTGTATACCTCCAATGTAGTGTGACAGTTGGGCGGCAGTATGACCTGGGGCATCGTTCGTGGTTGAGTGCACTCTGGGAGTCTGTGTGGCTGTAGGTGATTGGGGGGGTATGGTCTGTACAAGGTGGgggcgcatacacacacacacacacactccaagctCGTGCTGGTGTGGGCCTAACTCTTCCGGAGGCTGATGTCGGCACTGGTCAACAGGGCAGACAGGGATGTGCTATCTGAGGCCTCCTCTCTCGTCAGAACGAGGAAGGCTTCTCGACTGATCCCTAGCAGCTCACGAAGACCACTGTTCTCCAGCTGCTCAAAAAAAACATGCATATATTTTTAACAGTATGTTTGAAATAGTAGTACTGTTAGTACTCAGTCAATGCTTTTGGTAAACAGTGAGAATACAGACAACCTGTGTGACTCACCTCTAGTTGTTTGATCCTCTCCTCGTCTTCACACAACCTCCCCTCATCCACTTCGATGGCCTTCCTCATCACCGTAGCCATCTCGTTGATCTTTTCTATGTGCGCTTGCATTTCCTGCAGAGTCATAGAATAGAAACAATATAAATATTTGCTTTGAACTTCTTCAATACAAGAAGAAAGGGTAGCTCCTGAGTGCGATGTGACACTAGAAGAGGGTGGGTCACTCACAGTGGCGTGCTGCTCCTTTAATTGGTTGACGATGGCTGGGTCGTCCTTCTTACTGGCCATGAGGAGTCTGAAGACCTGCTCCCTGTATTTAGTCATGATGAGCTCTATGGCAGACTGGTGTTCCTCCAGGGAGGTTCTCAACTCTGCAGGGAGAGAAGATACCCACATTTCTATGGATTTATCCAGACAGGGTACTTTTTCAACTGGTAATATGCCTGTTATGAAACCAATAAATAGAGTAgcttcatttgtttttcagcttATCACACTCTGCTCTACCTTTGTTTTCCTGCTGTAGGTCACGGATCTGACGGTTTTCCTGTTGGATGCCCATGACGAGGCTGGAACGGGGCCGATGCCGGGCTACCCGGTTCAGCGACTCAATCTCCTCCTGATACTACAAACAGATACACAGAACTCCAGTCAACTCAATAAAGGTCAGTTAAAGGCAAGTGTGTACCCTTTCCAACACCAATCAAAAGAGCTGCACCACCAGTGACATTGGCATTACCTGTTTCATCGCCTCCACCCTCTTGTTAAGGGACGTTGTCTGTTCGATAAGTACCTCCGCTGCATTGTCATGGTTGCGAAGTCTTTCCACCAGCGACTTGGCGTCTGACAATACATTTTCTAATGAACACGACATCTCGGTTCGAATAAGTACACTGGAAGGAAAATAAGGTTAAGATGCTGCGCCAAAGCCTCACCAAACATGAATACATCATTCaatttctcccccttctccctggaATGTGCACTTGCTCACTGCCCCTCAAGGATTTGAAAGTATTGGATTGGTATAAGTATGTGCTAAACTAGAGGGAGATCCAACCATATTTATCAAATGAGTCCTAATGTAACTTAGAGGAAGACTTAAGATTCTTAGGCAAAGTGGCATCTTGGCATCCATTACATAAATACTTGGCACATGAGCTTGtcaaaatggatggaataaaatCCTGACAGTCACCATATCCAAACAATACTAAACATCATGATTTGGTCTTGGACCCTCATTCATGTACTTTTACTGCCTAAATAGCTCGCATAATCTCCCGGTCAGCAGGGACGTATTCATTACGTAAACCGTTTTACCTTTAAGAACCAAACAGAAGCAAACAGAGAAAAACAAGAGTTTCTACTGGACAATTTAAGGAAGGTCCCGccccgtttgcttccgtttgggAAACGTTTCACAATAGAATCGGCGTAATGAATACGCCCCTGGTATACAGCTAACCTTCAGAGTTTGACTCTTGTTCCAGTGACTGATCAGTGGACACCAAAATGATGTTTGCAAAGTATTCGAACAGGGTACTTTAGCTAGCTGATAATTACGACAACCTACTGACTGTCGCAATCGGAATGATGTTGTTAGACAGTTGTCAGTCAGATACTAGCTAGCGAATCAACaaggttagctagctacagtagctagttaAATGCTACGGAAATCAGGTGAATCGATCACTGAAAATACAAGCAAACAGAAGCTGCAAGAGTCTCATGTTGGTATTGTATTTTCTGAAAAGTTACTATACTTAGCTGTCAGAAGAAAAGTGAAATTGCACACTAAACGAACCGATGCTCGTAGATTTACCTTAGCGAGAAACTCCTTAGCCAAGCGGTACACTTCCTGTTGTTACTGCTGTAGTCTGGGAAATGTATAAGCACGTTCCGGATTCTTTAGATTACAAGCGCTGCGGTCAAACTGAATAGCATCCCCTCCTTCTATATTCCAGTTAGGATAGCTATCAGATACTGATTACATTACTTAAATATCCCTGATACTAATTTTCCAGTTTTGTTTTCTTTCTTTGATTCTCTTTCACTGTGTGCGTTGTGTACTCCAACCTGTGGGTGGCAACAACACGCTAAGAAACGTTTAGTCTGCCCGGAAATCCAATTTTGGAGAAGTGGGAGAAACAACAAAGATGGCGGACAGGCTAACGCAACTTCAAGATGCAGTCAATTCGGtatgatacatttttttcatTTAGCTATTAGTACACCCCACAATTGTTTTGTCATGCTCTGCAAATTGTCATGTCACGTTAAGATTGACTGACTTAGTATTTGGAAGCGGACTAGGCTGAATAATGACAGCCAGCTAGTTGGCTAAGTTCTCCTTATCGGTTCTCGGGTGCAAGGTTTGCTGAGCTAACTAACTTTAGCTACCTAACAAACAATCACGTTGTTTAATGTCTTATATTTGTGTTAGGTCAAAATGCTCCCATGACAATATTTTTCTGACGggtttttgatgtatttcagcttGCTGATCAGTTTTGCAATGCAATCGGGGTGCTGCAGCAGTGTGCGCCGCCAGCTTCGTTCAGCAACATACAGACAGCAATCAACAAGGACCAGCCATCGAACCCCACTGAGGGTAAGGACATGTCAAATATTAGATCCAAGCAGGATACCATTGGGGCATGTTTGCCTTTGGGCCGGGGCAACCGGAGTTCAAGACTTACACCCACCGTTTGCTACAAAGCAAATGTTatttgcgccgaatacaacaacaggtcaccttacagtgaaatgcttacatacaagcccttaaccaacaatgcactggtgtcagaagtgggttGTACTCAACAGAAATAGAATCCTTGATTCTATTTCTCTGATGTACTCTCCTGTGATGCTGTTGGAGGTAAGGATGGACATAGGAAGGCAAGAAATTTGGAGTGCTTCCAGTTCTGAGGGGTTTGTATAAGGAACCTAGCCAATGTAGTCTGTTATGACTTTCCCCAAGTGGAGCAGTGGACAGTGTGTTTGCCTTCGGACAGGGTGACCCAAGTTCAAGACATACCCTTTCCATTTGCTTACATTGTTAGCCACCAGCAATGTGAAAATCATTTTTGACACCTTGCTGATACAAATGTAATCTTATGTCGCATAAATGTAATACAATTTGACGGAAATAACGACATTGACCTAACAGCGCTATTTGCATATGAAAAGTTTACGGATTACATCTTTAATTTGAAATGGGGTTGTTATTTCTTTCCCTAGAGTATGCCCAACTATTTGCTGCACTCATTGCCCGGACAGCTAAGGATGTGGACGTGCTGATTGACTCACTGCCTAGTGAGGAGTCCACGGCAGCTCTACAGGTATGGAGGTTGAATTTACTCCTGTGATTCAACAGGAGTGGAAAACCTCCAACTAGAATGCCATTCCCATGTTGAAAATTATTATAGTACATTCTTTCAAGTGAAAGCGATAGTTCAATTCTAATTCTGTATTGCTATACTCTTACTTTGGAAATAGCATATGGAGCCAGTTGAGGACTGGCTGGAATCTGTAACTACTTTGGTTGCAATCCAAGTCAGACTTGTAAGTGGCTATCCTTAGCATTGGTTACCATAGCCCTGTCCCGGGCATACAAACAAATAGCTTTGGTGAATCACATTATAAGAAGTGTAGATGGGAATATTTACTCTCCACTCTCACTTTGGCACACATTACTTCAATGAGTTCACGCTCAAATAACTACCGTTTCTATACATTTTGTATGGAGATTTTATTGACTTTCTTcactccctctttttcccctcacCACCTCTTACCTTTCTTATCTTattccctgcccctctccctagGCGGCCAGTCTGCGGCAGTTGGAGGAGGAGAATCATGATGCAGCGGCACGTCTCGAAGAGGTGGTATACCGAGGGGACTTGCTACTGGAAAAGATCCAAAGCGCCCTGGCTGATATTGCTCAGTCACAACTTCGTACTCGCAGTGGAGGGCCCAGCCAGACCACACCGCCTGAATCATGACTCCCACACATGGGGCAAAGACATTCTCACATCACTTTCTCACATAAATACACCATAGGGCGCAAATGTGTACAGAAAATCAAATAAAGAACCCACTGGGTGGACCTGAACAGCTGACCTCTCAAGGATGTGAATCTATGGAAAATACTTCTTGCAATATGTGAGTGGGACATTGGGAAGTTGGTGCTTGGGGAATTCAGTGAGGCAAGCCATGAACCCACATGTTTCTTTACACAAGGACCTTGAGTTCTGCCAGCAAGGAACTGTTTACTCTGTCCTTTTCTTAGCACACTATTTTGGATTAAAAAGCACTGCTCCGTTGTCAACATCTGCTGTCAATTTCTTAACCCTGGTTATTTTGAGGATGCTAGTTATGGGTCTGCTGAGTGCTGTTGGTAGCCATTTTTGTACATACTGACAGCAGCTggtgaaaggaacaacaatcctAAATTGATAGAAGCCCATGCTGCATACCAAAAAATACTAACCCTTTACAAGCAAGCCATGTTGTTTTAGAAAGTCAGgttttgtattattttatacCAATGTTTCTATCAACagtatatttcaaggcctaaatGACATTTTAAAAAGAAGTTGACTTTTTGCATTTCATGTGGAATGTTGGtgcttttttaatgttttgtattttGATATGCAACACAGACAAACCTTGGCCCCACCGAAAGATGGCTTTCAGAATGCCCTTGAATTTAAAGTGTTCAAGTCTTATATATTAAGGGGATTCGATTGAGCAGTCCGGGTTGAACCGACTATAGCTCGTAACGTGACTGGGCAAACTCGTGA
The genomic region above belongs to Oncorhynchus masou masou isolate Uvic2021 chromosome 27, UVic_Omas_1.1, whole genome shotgun sequence and contains:
- the LOC135515764 gene encoding FGFR1 oncogene partner 2 homolog isoform X1; the encoded protein is MSCSLENVLSDAKSLVERLRNHDNAAEVLIEQTTSLNKRVEAMKQYQEEIESLNRVARHRPRSSLVMGIQQENRQIRDLQQENKELRTSLEEHQSAIELIMTKYREQVFRLLMASKKDDPAIVNQLKEQHATVSDPPSSSVTSHSGATLSSCIEEVQSKYLYCFYSMTLQEMQAHIEKINEMATVMRKAIEVDEGRLCEDEERIKQLELENSGLRELLGISREAFLVLTREEASDSTSLSALLTSADISLRKS
- the LOC135515764 gene encoding FGFR1 oncogene partner 2 homolog isoform X2 is translated as MSCSLENVLSDAKSLVERLRNHDNAAEVLIEQTTSLNKRVEAMKQYQEEIESLNRVARHRPRSSLVMGIQQENRQIRDLQQENKELRTSLEEHQSAIELIMTKYREQVFRLLMASKKDDPAIVNQLKEQHATEMQAHIEKINEMATVMRKAIEVDEGRLCEDEERIKQLELENSGLRELLGISREAFLVLTREEASDSTSLSALLTSADISLRKS
- the LOC135515765 gene encoding mediator of RNA polymerase II transcription subunit 21 isoform X1 yields the protein MLRKSGESITENTSKQKLQESHSARKSNFGEVGETTKMADRLTQLQDAVNSLADQFCNAIGVLQQCAPPASFSNIQTAINKDQPSNPTEEYAQLFAALIARTAKDVDVLIDSLPSEESTAALQAASLRQLEEENHDAAARLEEVVYRGDLLLEKIQSALADIAQSQLRTRSGGPSQTTPPES
- the LOC135515765 gene encoding mediator of RNA polymerase II transcription subunit 21 isoform X2 produces the protein MADRLTQLQDAVNSLADQFCNAIGVLQQCAPPASFSNIQTAINKDQPSNPTEEYAQLFAALIARTAKDVDVLIDSLPSEESTAALQAASLRQLEEENHDAAARLEEVVYRGDLLLEKIQSALADIAQSQLRTRSGGPSQTTPPES